A segment of the Salvelinus namaycush isolate Seneca chromosome 42, SaNama_1.0, whole genome shotgun sequence genome:
CCATCGCGTCAACATCAATCATTGACAAATCATTATTATTGTTTTCATGGGCAACGAATGAGCACTATTACAAGTCAAAACTTCCAAGTATTTCTCATTACAACTCTCTGGCCTTCAAGGTGATGATCCAGAGTACTTGATCACTGGGACCCACGCATACCCCTCAGGACCTGGTAATTACAACAGTCTTACCCAGGGATCCCTTACTCTGGTCCTGGAGAGGTTCTTggggtgcaggcttttgttccagccctatcctaacacacctgattcagcaaATCATGGCTGAAGATCATGATTTATTTGAATCTGGCGTGTTAAATGATTGGCCGGAACCAAAACCTGCACACCCGTTATCTCTCCAGGACCAGACTTGGAGAACCCTCCCTCTGGTATAACCTCAATACCACATGCAATGCTACTGTTGCATGTAAAATCACATTCATATTGTGTCCTTGGGGGTGTTACGTCACTTTTATAATGCTGTGTATTGTCATCCTCAGGGGTGGCTCTGACGGCGGACACTCAGATACATAGGAACCCCAGTGAGGGGGGAGTTCACGCCATGGCTCTTGCCCTGCCGCCATCACAAGCCAGGTACTTAACTTCAGAGGATGCACGGTAGATGTGTTGAAGTGAAAAGACTCTAGAACCAACATAATTCAATAGTTCACGTCAGACATTCATCTGTTTGACACAATACTTCCGTAATTCTATAGCACTACAACCGCCTGTACAGACCCCcagatttgagagaaataagcaaaGGGTTATTGTATCCAATCAACTCGAGACCCCGATCGCGGTTGCCTATAGTATGAGTGTACTTTGACACCATCCAGCATCCGTTTAGTTTTTTTGTGTAATTGCAGGCTGGACGCCAGTCGCACAGCAGCCAGCGTCGGGGACATTCACAGACACGCAGTGGGAGCAGAGAGGTCTCACGCTCCTCACTCACACGCTATGGTGGGTAACGCTCTCCGATACGTATTATTAGTACTACACACCTTTTTGCATCTGCTAACACTTCACATGTATTTCTGCACCAACGTTCCACTAACGTGACAAtagcctaccactttgaaaaATAATTTTATGTCCTCTTTTCTAGTCTCTTTTGGAAGGAGGCGGCACCAAAAACTCTTCCCTCATTGCCAGAAAAGCCCCCACTATGCCCAAGCCCCAGTGGCACGCGCCATGGAAGTTGTTTCGGGTAAGGACGTTATTTTGTCACGTCAAGGGCTCCTGAATACACTTACTTCCTCTACAGTGCACACACTTTATCAAAGCACTTGGCACACTTACAAAAGCTTGGATGTTTTGTAAGGAACTGTCCCTAGTCCTTCAAACGTACTACCATAATCTTAGAATATCTTTATGTATGCGTTTCAGATACCTTCGGGGGTGTTGACTTGCTCCCTGTTTTGTGTGGTAGCTGATACAGGTTTGCTTTATCCCTTCCAGGTCATCAGTGGTCATCTTGGCTGGGTGAGGTCCATTGCCGTAGAGCCCGGCAACCAGTGGTTTGTGACCGGCGCTGGCGACAGAACCATTAAGGTGAGTACAGAGAGAGGCCGAGAGATCTATAGCTTCTAAACGGCTGTTTGAAGCCGGTGTACagaagtaaaagacgcaaaaatgaaacttaggaacgggaagcatagaaatggcGCACATAGACCAGATATACTGCTTCTTcaacttgctttcaatgagaaatCTATAACGCGCTTTTCTATGTGCATTTGGTCGAGTCGCCCAGaaggttacatattgcagctttaaaggaAGATTAAGTCCTTTGTTTATTCAGTGTGTGTGATTGACAGGAGGGATGAGGGGCTGCGTTtttaccactatcatcactagtAGATATGAGAATAATAAGGGTATTGGGGCACCCATTTGATCTATTCAATGTCTGTCAAATGGTGGCATTTAGTCATATCTCGTAATAGATCAGCTATAAGTTTGATCGTGACGACAAATCCCCATTGTTTATTCTTCTCctgacagatctgggacctggccAGTGGGAAGCTAAAGCTTTCCCTGACGGGACACATCAGCACGGTGCGCGGCGTGGCCGTGAGCACCCGGAGTCCCTACCTGTTCTCCTGCGGTGAGGACAAGCAGGTCAAGTGCTGGGATCTGGAGTACAACAAGGTGCTGTACTAGTTCCCTTTCATTTCTGCTTTACTTTATATGTTGTTTGGATGGACTGTAGGTCCATTATTATTTAGTATAGTTACGCCCACTCATTTCTGCTCTACTACACGTGTTTCAATGCCATATTGTTTTTCCAATTATGATTGCTGTTTTTAGGTGATCAGGCACTACCACGGCCACCTCAGCGCCGTGTACGACTTGGACCTACACCCAACCATCGACGTGCTGGTCACATGCAGTCGAGATGCCACGGCCAGGGTAAGTGTTGCTAATGACTAGTTGTCTTGACTTTCAAAAATGTCATTTTAGTGGAACATTTTGGGATGTATTGGGACTTCGATATGATATCTGTGCATCTATAGGTGTGGGATATCAGGAGCAAAGCCAACGTGCACACCCTGTCCGGACACACCAACACCGTGGCCACAGTCAGATGCCAGGCCGCCGAACCTCAGATCATCACAGGTACGGATACGTTACAATTGCTTTGCCTAGCTGTGTTCATATATTGGCTAGTTGACTCAAAGCAAAGTACCATCAATGGCTTATTATATTGTTACGTTCTATTATGAGCTGGCGCGAGGAGGAATCCGAATTTTGACCCTTTCTCCTGCGTCATGTTCTGTAGGGAGAAAATAGGAGATACCACTttaacttgtccaataagaacacaGCGTTTTGTTCGTTTCAAGACGTTTTGCTACGGCGTGACCTTCTGAACACGTCCCTGCTCTTTTCTGTTCCAGGGAGCCACGACTCCACCATCAGGCTATGGGACCTGATAGCTGGGAAGACCAGAGCCACTCTCACCAACCACAAGAAGTCTGTCAGAGCACTGGCCCTACATCCCAGACAGTACGTCATTTCCTCATACGTAGCTAGTATTGATGCATATGTCACACCCAAGTTAGTCAACTTATATTACCTAGTTGTAGTAAATGATAGATTGATAGCTGATTGGATCGCTCACtttatttgtgtgtttgtatTATGACACTGAACCATTGGTTGGCTGCACATTACAGGTATACCTTAGCCTCTGGCTCTGCCGACAACATCAAGCAGTGGACGTTCCCCGACGGCAACTTCATCCAGAACCTCTCTGGACACAACGCCATCATCAACGCAATGGCAGTCAACTCGGACGGCGTGCTGGTGTCGGGAGGTATGAAAACGTCCTTTGCTTATTTCCAACTGGCCTTGTATATATGTTGCTATTGAAATAGACAGTTTTGAGCCTCTGTCATGATGATTGGGTTAGATTCTTTCTAGTCATAGTACATTGAAGGGCATTGTTGCTTTGAAGGCGCATTACTAAAGATGGGCAACAAACAAAAGGGAAGTGATAACGGAAGAGGCTGGAAGCGAAGATATTGGAAtggctatatatattttagattattcaaagtagccacccttgaggacagctttgcacactcttggcattctctcaaccagcttcacctggaatgctttttcaacagtcttgaaggagttcccacacatacTAAgtacttgtttgctgcttttccttcactctgcggtccaactcaacccaattgaggtggtttgggatgaagtctggtgattgtggaggccaggtcatctgatgcagcactccatcactctccttcttagtcaaatagcccttacacagcctggaggtgtattgggtcattgtgctgttgaaaaacaaatgatagtccctctaagcgcaaaccgtatgggatggcatatcgctgcataatgctgttgtagccatgctggttaagtgtgccttgaattctaaataaatcacagacagtgtcaccagcaaagcaccatcgcacctcttccatgcttcacggtgggaagcacacgtggagatcatccgttcacttactctgcgtctcacaaagacacagcagttggaaccagaaatctcaaatttgggctccagaccaaaggacaaatttgcACTGGTCTAATGTCCCTTGCTCTTGGTTCTTGATgctagcaagtctcttcttcttcttggtgtcctttagtagtggtttctttgcagcaatttgaccatgaaggcctgactcacgcagtctcctcggaacagttgatgttgagatgtctgttacttgaactttgtgaagcattcatttggggtgcaatctgaggtgcagttaattgcccatttctgatgctggtaactctaatgaacttaacctctgcagcagaggtaactctggttcttcctttgctgtggcggggtcctcatgagagccaatttcaacatagcgattgatggtttttgcgactgcaattgaagaaactttcaaagttcttgaaattttccctattgactgaccttcatgtcttaaagtaatgatggacatttctctttgcttatttgagcggtttttgccatactatggacttggtcttttaccaaatatagctgttttctgtataccacccctaccttgtcacaacataactgattggctcaaacccattaagaaggaaataaattccacaaattaactgttaacaaggcacacctgttaattgaaatgcattccaggataCAGATAAACCTTACAGCTTTTTATTGTCTCCGTTAGCGGACAATGGCACCATTCACCTGTGGGACTGGCGGACGGGCTACAACTTCCAGCGTATCCACGCCGCCGTGCAGCCCGGCTCGCTGGACAGCGAATCGGGGATCTTCGCCTGCATGTTCGACCACTCGGAGAGCAGGCTGATTACGGCCGAGGCTGACAAGACCATCAAGGTGTACAAAGAGGACGACACCGCGGTAAGAGATACTTTCATCATGTGCTGTATATCTACATGAGTTTTTGTTTTGAGATGTGATTCACgtggattatttatttttttactaccTCATACAAAGTGGATTTTTATTCAATCAGGGAAAATGACATTCACTAAAACATTGCTAAGCTAATGAAACTGTAGTATTACTTTGAGTACTTCATCAGTTCTTGTTCCTGACTAGGGTGGGATTGTTTTTTTCTTTCAGACCGAGGAAAGCCACCCAATCAACTGGAAACCGGAGATCCTCAAGAGGAAGAGATTCTAGTTTTGGcccaaaaataaatacattcattaaTTTCTGTTGTCAATTTTCCCATCAATAGAACCCCATAATTTTTGTAACAAGGATATTCACACAAAAACATACTTTGAACAAGTTGGCTTTTATTTTCACTTGAGTCTTTTTCGTTTTCAATGTACTCATTATTCTAAGTACCATTTTCCGTCTTCAGTGTACGATGTTAGTCCAACGAAGCAGCCATTATGGACAGCCTTTAACCTTCCAGAATGTTTGTTCTTGCTGATGACCGCTCTCTCATAGCTCTGGCGATTCTCGTCCACCAtgagaagccactcctcagctcCGTAAGGGCTCTCCTTAGTGTACACAGTCCCCACTCGAGGCAAATCCGATTAATGTGTGGGAAATTCAAGATTTTCTCATTATAAACTGCAGTTTGAAAAGgtcaggtttttatttttttgtattgaTCCAACAGAATCACCGACTGTATATACAAGAGAAACGTAATTTGTTGTGCAATCTGGTGTATGAAATAATTCACTGTATGATCAACagaaccattaaaaaaaaaacagcatgTTGCTTCTCATTTTGAAGTTCAGTGAAGCGTGACTCACCCATGTAACCATTGGTGACAACATTCCGGTAGTCTTTGCAACTGTTTCCCTTGATCTCCTCCCAGTATCCGTTGTCTCCTGGGTAGTCCTGGAGCTCAACCGTA
Coding sequences within it:
- the LOC120034904 gene encoding pleiotropic regulator 1-like, with the translated sequence MTEDVQKHSVHTLVFRSLKRTHDMFVADHAKPVSLDETSHKVKMAAKLRADYSAVLHMPVLKEGKDRPLGSNMHGNQTSLQPGDDPEYLITGTHAYPSGPGVALTADTQIHRNPSEGGVHAMALALPPSQARLDASRTAASVGDIHRHAVGAERSHAPHSHAMSLLEGGGTKNSSLIARKAPTMPKPQWHAPWKLFRVISGHLGWVRSIAVEPGNQWFVTGAGDRTIKIWDLASGKLKLSLTGHISTVRGVAVSTRSPYLFSCGEDKQVKCWDLEYNKVIRHYHGHLSAVYDLDLHPTIDVLVTCSRDATARVWDIRSKANVHTLSGHTNTVATVRCQAAEPQIITGSHDSTIRLWDLIAGKTRATLTNHKKSVRALALHPRQYTLASGSADNIKQWTFPDGNFIQNLSGHNAIINAMAVNSDGVLVSGADNGTIHLWDWRTGYNFQRIHAAVQPGSLDSESGIFACMFDHSESRLITAEADKTIKVYKEDDTATEESHPINWKPEILKRKRF